The sequence TGGCCGAACGATACCGCGAAAAGGCCCATGCGATAGAGTGGGTCGATGCCAACGCGGGAAGGCTGTCCGAGTTCCACCTCGAGATCTGGAACTACGCGGAACCAGCCTGGCGGGAGTACAAGTCCGCGCGGGCGTATTGCGAGTTCCTGCGCAGTGAGGGCTTCGAGGTGGAGGAAGGCTCCGGCGACATGCCGACCGCCTTCGTCGCCCGGTTCGGCGACGGTGGTCCGGTGCTCGGCGCCTATGCGGAGTACGACGCGGTTCCGGGCAACTCGCAGCAGCCGGTGCCGTACCGGGCGCCGCGCGAAGGGTTGCACCCGTGGGCCGCGGGTCACACCGACCCGCACTCGATGCTCGGTGTGGCCGGGTTGACCGGGGTGCTGGCAGCCAAGGCGGCGATGGAGAAGTACGGGATCAAAGGCACGCTCGTCTTCTTCGGCGAGCCCGCCGAGAAGGTCTGCGGCTCAAAGCCGATCCACGCCGCCAAGGGCTACTACGATGGATTTGACGCCTTCATCGCCTACCACCCGTGGCCGCAGAACACGGTCGAGTGGGATACCCACTTCGGCGCCTACTGGAGCTGCGTGTTCACCTTCGAGTGTGTGGCGCCGGAAGAGTGGGCGGATCGGTCGCTCCTGCCGGCGGAGGCCGGCCCGCGGGCTGTGCCGCGCTGCCCGGGCGCGATCGACGCGCTCTGCTTGATGTACACCACCACCAAGTACACCAAGGAGGCCATGTTCCCGCACACCGGTAGCTGGACCATCAATGAGTTCATCCTGGCTGCCGGCGATGCGACGGCTGACAACCTTCCCCCGCGATTCAGCCAGATTCAGTACGCGTGGCGCTCCCCCTCGCTCGGCCTGCAGGAGCAGATCTACCGCATCCTGGAAAACAACGCCCGCCATGCCGCCGCCGCGACCGGGTGCGAGGTGTCGGTGCAGTGGGTCTCCAAGACCCGGGTGGGCCTACCGAACCATGCCATGGCCGACCTGACCTACCGGAACCTGGAGCTCGTGGGGCCACCGAAGCTGAGCGAGGCCGCTCGGGAGTTCGGCCGCGCCATCCAGGCCAATCTCGGACTGGAGCCCATGGCCAACCCGTTCCCCGATGAGGTCGAGCAGTTGCTCCCACCGCAGGAGTATGAGGAGCGGGTGCGACACGGCCTCCCGGCGTGGCAACACCACATCGGTGCCGACGACTACGTGGAGTACATGTGGCACGCCCCCACGGTGCGGCTGCTAACGGGGCGCCCGCGCCTGCGGCCGCCGCATCCGCAGTACCAGTACCCGAACTGGACCTATCTGGCGTTGGGTGGACGGTCGGAGGTCGTCGATCCGGGCATGTTCGTCGCGGGCAAGACCATCGCGGCGACGCTGCTCGATCTGCTGACCCGGCCCGACGAGCTGGCCCGCGCCAAGGCAGAGTTCGTCGAGCGCACCGGCGGCGGTGTCGGCGGTTCCAAGTGGGTACCGCCGCTGCTGCCGCGGGACATCATCCCACCGATCGATCTCCGCTGGCCCGAGTACATCCGCACCGAGCGCGGTGAGGAGTGGACTCTGCCGACCCCGATTCCGAACGCGGCTCAGAAGCTCACCTGAGAGTGAGACACGGATTCAGGCCACCGCTCGCAGCATGAGCGGTGGCCTGAATCCACGGCACACAGGCTCGGTCAGGCGCGCCCTACGCCCAACTCCCGAGCGATGCGCTCGATGGCGGCGATATGGTCGCGGGGTGAGGAGAGGCCCATGCCGAGCGTGTTGATGAGCAGGTGCGTGGCACCGGCCTTCCGCCAGCGTTCCACCTGCCAGTGCCACTCATCGGGCGTGGATTGGCCGATGGTGATGCGGGGTTCCAGTCCGAGCGTGGCGGGGTCCCGGCCGGCCTCCCGGGCGTACTGCCGCACCCGCTCGACGATCTCCAGCCCCTCGTCGGTGGGCGGGAACTGTGGCTGCCAGCCGTCGGCCAGCCGGCCGATGCGCCGATAGGCTGGCTCCGACCGACCACCCATCCAGATCGGAATCGGCCGCTGAACCGGTAGCGGGTTGATGCCGACGCCGGGCAGGTTGTGCCAGCGCCCCTCGTAGGTGACCACGCGCTGGGTCCAGAGCAGGCGCATGACCTCGATCTGCTCCTCGATCCGCCGGCCGCGGTTGTGGAAGTTCTCGTTCAGCGCGATGTATTCGGCCTCGTTCCAGCCCACGCCGACGCCGAGGCGGAAGCGCCCGCCGGTGAGGAGATCGACCTCGGCGGCCTGCTTGGCCACCAGGACCGTCTGCCGCTGTGGGAGCACCACCACCGTGGTCACCAGCTCGAGTTTGGTGAACGCCGCGAGATAGCCGTAGAGCACCATCGGCTCGTGGAACAGGCTGTCGACCGTGTACGGACCGGTCCACCCGGGGCGCGTGCTGGTGTCGACACCAACGACGTGCTCGTAGCAGGCGATATGCGTATAGCCGAGCCCCTCGGCCGTCTGCACATACTCCCGGATTACGGCCGGGTCGGTGCCGATCTCGGTCTGCGGCAGGATCACCCCGATACGCATCGCTCACCTCACTTCGTGCTGGTCATACCCAATATGGGCAAACGATTGAGCCCATGTCACCCTGAGCGGAGCAAAGGATCTGGCGGGTCTGACGCGAGATCCTTCACTCCGCTCACGATGACACAGAAACCCGGACGACACGGAGACGCGGGATCACCCCCACTTGCTGTCACCCATCCGGGTGAGTGCCCCTCTCAGGGAGCATAACACCGCGACGGCGGCGAAACGTCCCGCCGCGGCCGGAATTGGCCGTTCGCGCGAGGAACATGCGACAATGGAGGTAGCGCGTGAGGGGTCGGCGCGCCGAACCGGGAGGAGACCAACGATGCTGCGGAACTTGATGGGCCTGATGCCCTACGTGATCCTGTTCTTCGCCATCGGCACGGTGGTATCGCTGTTGGCGATCATTATCCTCATCGCCAGGGCCGTCCCCTAAGGTCGACGACCGGCTGCACCCGCATCGCATCCGCTAACCAGCCTGAACGGCACCGGCCAGGGATGGCTCTGCGCCCGTTAGGGGGTACCGCGCCGCACAAAGAAAACCGGCGCGACCGGGAATGGCCACGCCGGGGTATGGTGGGCAGGCCCTTACCCCTGGCTTGCCAGACCGGCCGCGAGAGATACGCGGTCGTCTGCTGCCCGCCAGGGGTCAGGGCGTTGCTTCGGAGAAGCCTAAGACGACCGCGCTACGCGTAGCGCCTGCGCCGCGGCGGGTTCAGATTCGGCTCGGTCACGCGAACGTGCTCGGCCCGCGGCCCTTTGGGGCTGCTTGTGACATCGAACTCGACGCGGTCACCCTCGTTTAGTTCACTACCCGAGATGGCGCTGCGGTGAACGAAGAGGTCGCTATCCCCGTCGTCTCGCGCGATGAACCCGTACCCCTTCTCCGGGTCGTACCATTTGACCGTACCGGTGGTCATGCGGTGCTCCTATACGTTTGCGCTCCCCTGGTATCGCTCCCCGGGGACGCTCCCTTGGGATAGACAACCCTGCTGCAGCAAGGCGAATGCCACGGTAGCCTATCCATCTGCCTGATCATAACTATCGCAGAATCTGGGCCGGGCGTTCCTGCAGGAGCCGCTCGGCCTCAGCTGCGACCCACCGCACGATCTCCCCGGCCGGTTCGACGGTGTGGATCAGTCCGGCCACGTTCCCGGCCCGCACGGCCGCCACCTCGGCGTCCCCATCGCTTTGCGCCGCCTCGATCTGCTTGCGCAGCGCCGCGGCGTGGGTCGGGATCTCGTCCTCCCGCGGCTGCCAGGCGTCGACGAAGGGGTTGCGGATGACCCGGTCGGCGGTCCACTCCGGGAAGGGTGCGCTGGCGATGAGGTCGTAGACGCGCGTCTGGACGGCATCGTCGGTTGAAGCCGCGACGACGCGAGCCTTGGCCCACTCCCCGCCGGCCCACTCGTTGCTCGCGACAAAGCGCGTGCCCATCCAGACGCCGGCGGCGCCCAGCATGAGCGCCGCGGCCAGCCCGCGTCCGTCGGCGATGCCCCCGGCCGCGAGCACGGGGATCGTGCCCACCGCATCGACCACGGCCGGGACGAGCGGGAGCGTGGCACTCGTGGTCCCCGCGTGGCCACCGGCCTCAACGCCCTGGGCGGCGATGGCGTCCGCGCCCGCGCGTGCCGCCGTCACGGCCTGGGCGACCGTCTGCACCTGGACCAGTACCTTGACCCCGGCTCGGTGGGCGGGTTCGATCCACGGCGTCGGGTCGGCGAACGAGTGACTGACGGCCGCGACCCGCTCCTCCAGGGCGACCGCCATCAGGTCGGCAGTGCCGGGGGCGGAGGAGATGAAGCCGACACCGAAGGGGCGATCGGTCAGTTCTCGGACGGCACGGATCTGCTCGCGCAGCCACTCCGGCCCGCCGAGGCTGGTGCCGCCCAGGAGCCCGAAGCCCCCTGCTGCCGAGACCGCCGCGACCAGGTCCGCCGTGGCGGTCCCTGCCATCGGCGCGCTGACGATCGGATGCTCGATTCCCAGGAGGTCACAGAGCGGGGTGTGGAGCATGACGGACCCTCCTTCGGGTGGAGCGTGAATGAAGGGGCAGCGATGGGTCCACCATAGCGCGGGGAGGGCCGCACCGCCAGAGGGCGGTCGCCACGACGGGACAGATCAGGGGGTGTCGGACGGCTCATGGCCGTCAGGCGGGGGCTCCTTGGGACGGAGTTCGGAGAGTTCCGGCTCGGACAGGGCGCGCCAGAGGCGCCGGGCGATCCGAGGGAGCGCCGTGCCGACCAGGGTGCCGAGCGCGGTGGCGCCGAACAGGTAGACCTCGGCGTTG is a genomic window of Sphaerobacter thermophilus DSM 20745 containing:
- a CDS encoding cold-shock protein, producing the protein MTTGTVKWYDPEKGYGFIARDDGDSDLFVHRSAISGSELNEGDRVEFDVTSSPKGPRAEHVRVTEPNLNPPRRRRYA
- a CDS encoding LLM class F420-dependent oxidoreductase — translated: MRIGVILPQTEIGTDPAVIREYVQTAEGLGYTHIACYEHVVGVDTSTRPGWTGPYTVDSLFHEPMVLYGYLAAFTKLELVTTVVVLPQRQTVLVAKQAAEVDLLTGGRFRLGVGVGWNEAEYIALNENFHNRGRRIEEQIEVMRLLWTQRVVTYEGRWHNLPGVGINPLPVQRPIPIWMGGRSEPAYRRIGRLADGWQPQFPPTDEGLEIVERVRQYAREAGRDPATLGLEPRITIGQSTPDEWHWQVERWRKAGATHLLINTLGMGLSSPRDHIAAIERIARELGVGRA
- a CDS encoding M20/M25/M40 family metallo-hydrolase, with the translated sequence MAERYREKAHAIEWVDANAGRLSEFHLEIWNYAEPAWREYKSARAYCEFLRSEGFEVEEGSGDMPTAFVARFGDGGPVLGAYAEYDAVPGNSQQPVPYRAPREGLHPWAAGHTDPHSMLGVAGLTGVLAAKAAMEKYGIKGTLVFFGEPAEKVCGSKPIHAAKGYYDGFDAFIAYHPWPQNTVEWDTHFGAYWSCVFTFECVAPEEWADRSLLPAEAGPRAVPRCPGAIDALCLMYTTTKYTKEAMFPHTGSWTINEFILAAGDATADNLPPRFSQIQYAWRSPSLGLQEQIYRILENNARHAAAATGCEVSVQWVSKTRVGLPNHAMADLTYRNLELVGPPKLSEAAREFGRAIQANLGLEPMANPFPDEVEQLLPPQEYEERVRHGLPAWQHHIGADDYVEYMWHAPTVRLLTGRPRLRPPHPQYQYPNWTYLALGGRSEVVDPGMFVAGKTIAATLLDLLTRPDELARAKAEFVERTGGGVGGSKWVPPLLPRDIIPPIDLRWPEYIRTERGEEWTLPTPIPNAAQKLT
- a CDS encoding NAD(P)H-dependent flavin oxidoreductase, with amino-acid sequence MLHTPLCDLLGIEHPIVSAPMAGTATADLVAAVSAAGGFGLLGGTSLGGPEWLREQIRAVRELTDRPFGVGFISSAPGTADLMAVALEERVAAVSHSFADPTPWIEPAHRAGVKVLVQVQTVAQAVTAARAGADAIAAQGVEAGGHAGTTSATLPLVPAVVDAVGTIPVLAAGGIADGRGLAAALMLGAAGVWMGTRFVASNEWAGGEWAKARVVAASTDDAVQTRVYDLIASAPFPEWTADRVIRNPFVDAWQPREDEIPTHAAALRKQIEAAQSDGDAEVAAVRAGNVAGLIHTVEPAGEIVRWVAAEAERLLQERPAQILR